From Cuculus canorus isolate bCucCan1 chromosome 7, bCucCan1.pri, whole genome shotgun sequence, one genomic window encodes:
- the BICC1 gene encoding protein bicaudal C homolog 1 isoform X2 gives MSVLDTKSNRVTLKMDVSHTEHSHVIGKGGNNIKKVMEETGCHIHFPDSNRNNQAEKSNQVSIAGQPAGVESARVRIRELLPLVLMFELPIAGILQPIPDPNSPTIQHISQTYNISVSFKQRSRMYGATVIVRGSQNNTSAVKEGTAMLLEHLAGSLASAIPVSTQLDIAAQHHLFMMGRNGSNIKHIMQRTGAQIHFPDPSNPQKKSTVYLQGTIESVCLARQYLMGCLPLVLMFDMKEEIEVEPQFITQLMEQLDVFISVKPKPKQPSKSVIVKSVERNALNMYEARKCLLGLESSGVTIASNPSSVSCPVGLSCPGLDILSSAGLGLTGLGLLGPTALSVNTSTAPNSLLNALNSSVSPLQSPSSGTPSPTLWATSLANTNATGFSAIPHLMIPSTAQATLTSILLSGVPNYSQNTPSPPPGLTPVEVHVNGMQSESKKGSPSLNGHVKTSNIKYAALSATSLGENVLSTNHSDSVRQTSTHGASEQVAAKSNSAEGCNDAFVEVGMPRSPSHSANTSDLKQMMNSSKQACAKRQTVELLQGTKNSHLHAAERLLSDAELSASESPVADKKAPGSERAAERAAAAQQNSERARLAPQPSYVNIQAFDYEQKKLLATKAMLKKPVVTEVRTPTNTWSGLGFSKSMPAETIKELRRANHVSYKPSMTTTYEGSSMSLSRSNSREHLGNGSESDNWRDHNGLGPTAHNEFVSSIGSPKRKQNKSAEHYLSSSNYMDCISSLTGSNGCSLNSLFKGSDLPELFSKLGLGKYTDVFQQQEIDLQTFLTLTDQDLKELGITTFGARRKMLLAISELNKNRRKLFDPSNLRASFLEGGASGRLPRQYHSDIASVSGRW, from the exons atgtCTGTCTTGGAcacaaaa AGCAATCGGGTAACCTTGAAGATGGATGTTTCACATACAGAACATTCTCATGTGATAGGTAAAGGTGGCAATAATATCAAAAAGGTGATGGAGGAAACGGGATGCCATATCCATTTTCCAGACTCAAACAGGAATAAtcaagcagagaaaagcaaccaA GTGTCTATTGCAGGACAGCCAGCTGGAGTGGAGTCTGCAAGAGTTAGAATTCGG GAGCTGCTTCCATTGGTACTCATGTTTGAATTGCCTATTGCTGGAATTCTTCAACCAATCCCAGATCCTAATTCTCCCACAATTCAGCATATATCTCAGACGTataatatttcagtttcctttaaaCAACGCTCTCGTATGTATGGTGCTACAGTCATTGTCAGAGGGTCACAAAATAATACTAGTGCTGTGAAG GAAGGAACAGCCATGCTTTTAGAACACCTAGCTGGGAGTCTGGCTTCTGCAATTCCTGTGAGCACACAACTAGACATCGCAGCGCAGCATCATCTCTTTATGATGGGTCGAAATGGCAGTAACATCAAACATATCATGCAGAGGACTGGTGCTCAGATCCACTTCCCTGACCCTAGTAACCCACAGAAGAAATCCACTGTCTACCTCCAAGGCACAATTGAGTCTGTCTGTCTTGCCAGGCAATATCTCATG GGTTGCCTTCCTCTTGTGCTCATGTTTGATATGAAGGAAGAAATTGAAGTAGAACCACAGTTTATAACTCAGCTAATGGAACAGTTAGATGTCTTCATAAGTGTTAAACCGAAGCCAAAGCAACCAAGCAAG TCTGTGATTGTAAAAAGCGTTGAACGAAATGCCTTAAATATGTATGAGGCACGGAAATGTCTCTTGGGACTTGAAAGTAGTGGAGTTACCATAGCATCAAATCCTTCTAGTGTCTCGTGCCCTGTTGGTCTGTCTTGTCCTGGTTTGGATATCTTGTCCTCAGCAGGACTAGGACTCACTGGGCTTG GACTTTTAGGTCCAACAGCCCTGTCAGTCAACACCTCAACTGCTCCAAACTCTCTGTTGAATGCCCTTAATAGCTCTGTGAGTCCCTTGCAGAGTCCAAGTTCAGGCACGCCTAGTCCCACGTTATGGGCAACATCTCTTGCTAACACAAATGCCACAG GTTTTTCTGCTATTCCACACCTAATGATACCATCTACTGCCCAAGCAACCTTAACTAGTATTCTGTTGTCTGGAGTACCTAATTATAGTCAAAacactccatctccaccaccaggCTTGACTCCTGTTGAAGTCCATGTTAATGGCATGCAATCAGAGAGTAAAAAAGGCTCACCTTCTTTAAATGGTCATGTAAAG ACCTCAAATATCAAGTATGCTGCACTGTCTGCCACATCACTTGGAGAAAATGTGTTGAGCACAAACCACAGTGATTCGGTAAGACAAACAAGTACTCACGGTGCCTCAGAACAAGTAGCTGCCAAATCAAATAGTGCAGAAG GTTGCAATGATGCTTTTGTAGAAGTGGGCATGCCAAGAAGTCCATCCCATTCAGCAAACACTAGTGATCTGAAGCAAATGATGAACTCTTCCAAACAGGCCTGTGCTAAGAGGCAAACAGTTGAATTACTGCAAGGCACAAAAAATTCTCACTTACA TGCTGCAGAGAGGTTGCTCTCAGATGCAGAGTTAAGTGCTTCTGAAAGTCCTGTGGCTGATAAAAAGGCTCCTGGAAGTGAACGTGCAGCAGAGcgagcagcagctgcccagcagaacTCTGAAAGAGCACGTCTAGCTCCACAGCCGTCATATGTAAATATACAG gCATTTGACTATGAACAGAAGAAGCTACTAGCAACCAAAG ctaTGTTAAAGAAGCCAGTTGTTACAGAAGTGAGAACTCCAACAAATACATGGAGTGGTTTAGGGTTCTCTAAATCTATGCCTGCAGAAACTATCAAGGAACTAAGAAGAGCGAATCATGTATCATACAAGCCATCTATGACAACTACATATGAG GGTTCATCAATGTCTCTGTCTCGATCCAACAGTCGGGAGCACCTGGGAAATGGCAGTGAATCTGATAACTGGAGAGATCATAATGGGCTTGGACCTACAGCTCATAATGAATTTGTCTCGTCAATTGGCAGTCCCAAAcggaaacaaaacaaatcag CTGAACACTATCTCAGTAGCAGTAATTACATGGACTGCATTTCCTCGCTGACAGGAAGCAATGGCTGTAGCCTGAATAGTTTGTTTAAGGGATCTGATCTTCCTGAGCTGTTCAGCAAACTCGGTTTGGGCAAATACACGGATGTATTCCAACAGCAAGAG ATTGATCTGCAGACATTCCTTACTCTTACTGATCAAGATTTGAAAGAGTTGGGAATTACCACTTTTGGtgccagaagaaaaatgctgcttgCAATTTCAG AACTGAATAAAAACCGAAGAAAGCTCTTTGACCCATCAAACTTACGTGCCTCATTCCTGGAAGGAGGAGCTAGTGGAAGACTGCCACGTCAGTATCATTCGGACATTGCTAGTGTCAGCGGTCGCTGGTAG